The Harpia harpyja isolate bHarHar1 chromosome 13, bHarHar1 primary haplotype, whole genome shotgun sequence genome contains a region encoding:
- the ANXA4 gene encoding annexin A4, translated as MATIKGVSSFSPEQEAQALRKAMKGFGTDEDAIIEILTKLNVSQRQQVLITYKSSIGRDLIDDLKSELSGNFERVIVGMMTPTTMYDVHELRRAVKGAGTDEGCLIEILASRTNEEIRRINENYKLQYGRTLEEDIVSDTSSMFRRVLVSLSTGNRDEGTYVDDALAQQDAQCLYEAGEKKWGTDEVQFMAILCTRNRCHLLRVFDAYRGIANKDITDSIKSEMSGDLEDALLAVVKCVRNKPAYFAERLYKSMKGLGTDDNTLIRVMVSRSEIDMLDIRREFLTMYGKSLYSFIKGDCSGDYRKVLLRLCGGED; from the exons ATG GCAACAATCAAGGGGGTCTCGAGTTTCAGTCCTGAGCAAGAAGCACAGGCACTAAGGAAGGCTATGAAGGGATTTG GCACAGATGAAGACGCCATCATTGAGATCTTGACCAAACTAAACGTTTCCCAACGTCAGCAAGTTCTGATCACCTATAAAAGCAGTATTGGCAGG GATTTGATTGATGACTTGAAGTCTGAGCTGAGTGGGAATTTTGAAAGGGTGATCGTTGGTATGATGACTCCTACCACCATGTATGATGTGCATGAACTGAGGAGGGCTGTGAAG GGTGCAGGAACAGATGAAGGGTGCCTGATTGAAATTCTGGCTTCTCGCACAAACGAAGAGATTCGGCGCATTAATGAGAACTACAAACTTC AATATGGCCGTACCCTCGAGGAGGACATTGTCTCTGACACATCTTCCATGTTTCGAAGAGTCCTCGTGTCCCTCTCGACG GGAAACAGAGATGAGGGAACGTATGTGGATGATGCCCTTGCTCAGCAAGATGCTCAG TGCCTGTATGAAGCTGGGGAGAAGAAATGGGGAACAGATGAGGTACAATTTATGGCCATCCTCTGTACGCGGAACAGATGCCACCTACTAAGAG TTTTTGATGCATACAGAGGGATTGCTAATAAGGACATAACAGACAGCATTAAATCTGAGATGTCAGGAGACCTCGAAGATGCTTTGTTAGCTGTGG TAAAGTGCGTGCGAAATAAACCTGCATATTTTGCTGAAAGATTGTATAAATCCATGAAG GGATTGGGAACAGACGACAACACGCTGATTCGAGTGATGGTGTCCCGCTCTGAAATAGATATGCTGGATATCAGAAGGGAATTCCTGACCATGTATGGGAAATCACTCTACTCCTTCATTAAG gGAGACTGCTCAGGAGACTATAGGAAAGTTCTGCTCAGACTCTGTGGGGGGGAGGATTAA
- the GMCL1 gene encoding germ cell-less protein-like 1, translating into MGSLSSRVLRRRVGLPRGDGAAGDGGGRGGKRKRGGAEGPGDSDSDGEAEREERLLNTPRRKKLKSTSKYIYQTLFLNGENSDIKICALGEEWNLHKIYLCQSGYFSSMFSGSWKESSMNVIELEIPDQNIDIEALQVAFGSLYRDDVLIKPSRVVALLAAACMLQLDGLIQQCGETMKETINAKTVCGYYNSAGTYGLDSVKKKCLEWLLNNLMTHQSVELFKELSINLMKQLISSSNLFVMQVEMDVYTALKKWMFLQLVPSWNGSLKQLLTEADAWFAKRRKDFEDDIAFLESEQGNAFLSVFTHLRLQYIISDLASARIIERDSLIPSEWLSSVYKQQWFAMLRAEQDNDIGPQEINKEELEGNSMRCGRKLAKDGDYCWRWTGFNFGFDLLVTYTNRYIIFKRNTLNQPCSGSVSLQPRRNIAFRLRLASFDSSGKIICSRTTGYQILTLEKDQEQVVMNLDSRLLIFPLYICCNFLYTSPEKKGDSEALLDNSET; encoded by the exons ATGGGCTCGCTGAGCAGCCGGGTGTTGAGGCGGCGGGTGGGCCTCCCGCGCGGAGATGGAGCGGCCGGAGACGGCGGTGGCCGGGGCGGCAAGAGGAAGCGCGGTGGGGCCGAGGGGCCCGGTGACAGCGACAGCGACGGCGAGGCCGAGCGGGAGGAGCGGCTCCTCAACACCCCCCGCAG gaaaaaattgaaaagcacTTCTAAGTATATTTATCAAACTCTGTTTTTGAACGGGGAGAACAGTGACATCAAAATTTGTGCTCTGGGAGAGGAGTGGAACTTGCATAAGATATATTTGTGTCAG TCAGGCTACTTTTCCAGTATGTTCAGTGGATCTTGGAAAGAATCTAGTATGAACGTCATAGAGTTGGAGATTCCCGACCAAAATATTGATATAGAAG CTCTGCAGGTGGCTTTTGGCTCGCTGTATAGAGATGATGTGTTAATAAAACCCAGTCGAGTAGTTGCACTTTTAGCAGCAGCCTGCATGCTGCAGCTT gATGGCTTAATCCAGCAATGTGGTGAAACAATGAAGGAAACCATTAATGCAAAAACTGTGTGTGGTTATTATAATTCAGCGGGGACATATGGGTTAGACTCtgtgaagaaaaa GTGCCTTGAATGGCTCTTGAATAACCTGATGACTCACCAGAGTGTTGAACTCTTCAAAGAACTCAG cataaacCTCATGAAACAGCTTATTAGCTCTTCTAACCTGTTTGTAATGCAAGTGGAAATGGATGTGTATACTGCTCTCAAAAAG TGGATGTTCCTTCAGCTAGTGCCTTCTTGGAATGGGTCTTTGAAACAACTCTTAACCGAAGCTGATGCCTGGTTTGCCAAGCGTAGGAAAG ATTTTGAGGATGACATTGCGTTCCTGGAATCAGAACAGGGGAATGCATTCCTGTCGGTATTCACGCACTTGAGATTACAGTATATCATCAGTGACTTGGCGTCGGCCAGAATTATTGAGAGAGATTCCCTAATACCCTCAG aatggCTGTCCTCTGTTTACAAACAGCAGTGGTTTGCCATGCTCAGAGCAGAACAAGACAATGATATTGG gcctcaagaaataaataaagaggaACTGGAAGGTAACAGCATGAGGTGTGGTCGAAAACTTGCAAAGGATGGTGAT TACTGCTGGCGGTGGACTGGATTCAACTTTGGCTTTGACCTTCTTGTTACATATACAAATCGTTACATCATTTTCAAACGGAATACGCTGAATCAGCCATGCAGCGGATCAGTCAGTCTGCAGCCTCGGAGAAACATAGCCTTCAG GTTACGTCTAGCCTCTTTTGATAGCAGTGGGAAAATTATTTGCAGTAGAACGACAGGATATCAGATCCTAACCCTTGAGAAGGACCAG GAGCAGGTAGTAATGAATTTGGACAGTCGACTCCTGATCTTCCCACTCTATATCTGCTGTAACTTCTTGTATACATCGCCAGAGAAGAAGGGTGACAGTGAGGCACTGCTAGATAATTCAGAAACCTGA